From a region of the Alosa sapidissima isolate fAloSap1 chromosome 9, fAloSap1.pri, whole genome shotgun sequence genome:
- the LOC121719676 gene encoding protein PET117 homolog, mitochondrial: MSTASKVVLGLSVVLTISTVAGVHIKQNWDRQRLHEGVLRDLERVERKRENLRLLEEQIQLTQELETERQRREASAASGATQSP; this comes from the exons ATGTCCACAGCCTCTAAAGTTGTCTTGGGACTATCGGTGGTTCTGACCATTAGTACCGTGGCTGGAGTGCACATCAAACAGAATTGGGACAGACAG CGACTGCACGAAGGAGTATTGCGCGACTTGGAACGAGTGGAGCGGAAGCGGGAGAACCTGCGGTTGCTAGAGGAGCAGATTCAGCTGACCCAAGAGCTGGAGACGGAGAGGCAGCGCAGAGAAGCCTCCGCCGCCTCCGGAGCGACCCAGAGCCCGTAA